A stretch of the Massilia varians genome encodes the following:
- a CDS encoding aminotransferase-like domain-containing protein: MIDRKGRGSLVDQIVGTVSTMVNERQLGAGTKMPSVRQFAKCNGVSTYTVVEAYERLTQLGLLCSRRGAGFFVARSLPQAPCAPSASPPSLQSEIDALAPDLYNGQAEALPVGAGWLPPAWYGENTILDAVRHAMKIPSSRLRGYGHPLGFPALRQHLASALSGELFAVEPDQILLTNGATHAFDLVLRTLTRPGDVVLVEDPGYSNLLSLVRHHGCVPVGIARTEAGLDMEELARQAALLHPKLMFVNTVLQNPLGTSLSQAQAHRLLALAEQFDFWLVEDDIYRELAAPGEASLAAMDGLRRVIRVGSFSKTLSPVLRVGSLCASHSLVPELLRVKMVAGLTTSEINERAVFHATGMRGYRRMVERLSSQLDDARERSLEALLDAGLRPLARPRGGMFVSAGWAEAPSATRNGRSIADAALRIGILLAPGEFFTQREPQGIWFRFNAAYAADPQLLDFLRAQH, from the coding sequence GTGATCGATCGGAAGGGCCGCGGCAGCCTGGTCGACCAGATCGTCGGAACGGTCTCGACGATGGTAAACGAGCGCCAGCTCGGTGCCGGTACGAAAATGCCATCGGTTAGACAATTCGCAAAGTGCAATGGCGTCAGCACCTACACGGTGGTCGAAGCCTACGAGCGGCTCACCCAGCTGGGGCTGCTGTGCTCGCGCCGCGGTGCCGGCTTTTTTGTCGCGCGCAGCCTGCCGCAGGCGCCCTGCGCCCCGAGCGCCTCGCCGCCCAGCCTGCAATCCGAAATCGACGCGCTGGCCCCGGACTTGTACAACGGGCAAGCCGAAGCCCTGCCCGTCGGCGCCGGCTGGCTGCCGCCCGCGTGGTATGGCGAAAATACCATCCTCGACGCCGTGCGCCACGCGATGAAGATCCCGTCCAGCCGCCTGCGCGGCTACGGCCATCCGCTCGGCTTTCCCGCGCTGCGCCAGCACCTGGCCTCGGCCCTTTCCGGCGAACTGTTCGCCGTCGAGCCCGACCAGATCCTGCTCACCAATGGCGCCACCCACGCCTTCGACCTGGTGCTGCGCACGCTCACCCGGCCCGGCGACGTGGTGCTGGTGGAAGACCCGGGCTACAGCAACCTGCTGTCGCTGGTGCGCCACCACGGCTGCGTCCCGGTCGGCATCGCGCGCACCGAGGCCGGGCTGGACATGGAGGAACTGGCGCGCCAGGCCGCCCTGCTGCATCCCAAGCTCATGTTCGTCAACACGGTGCTCCAGAATCCGCTCGGCACCTCGCTGTCGCAAGCCCAGGCGCACCGCCTGCTGGCGCTGGCCGAGCAGTTCGATTTCTGGCTGGTCGAAGACGACATCTACCGCGAGCTGGCGGCGCCCGGCGAGGCCTCGCTGGCGGCCATGGACGGGCTGCGCCGCGTGATCCGGGTCGGCAGCTTTTCCAAGACCCTGTCGCCGGTGCTGCGCGTGGGCTCGCTGTGCGCCTCGCATTCGCTGGTGCCGGAACTGCTGCGCGTGAAGATGGTGGCGGGCCTGACGACCTCGGAGATCAACGAGCGCGCGGTCTTTCACGCCACCGGCATGCGCGGCTACCGCCGCATGGTCGAGCGCCTGAGCAGCCAGCTGGACGACGCGCGCGAACGCAGCCTGGAAGCGCTGCTCGATGCCGGATTGCGCCCGTTGGCGCGGCCGCGCGGCGGCATGTTCGTCAGCGCCGGCTGGGCGGAGGCGCCGAGCGCCACGAGGAACGGCCGCAGCATCGCCGACGCCGCCTTGAGAATCGGCATCCTGCTGGCGCCAGGCGAATTCTTCACGCAGCGCGAACCGCAGGGCATCTGGTTCCGCTTCAATGCCGCCTACGCGGCCGACCCGCAACTGCTCGACTTCCTGCGCGCGCAGCACTGA
- a CDS encoding aspartate aminotransferase family protein, translating into MNESRPNSMSAFWMPFTNNRDFKANPRLLVSAEGMYYKDVDGNRVLDGTAGLWCVPCGHAQPRITQAVSEMVGQLDFAPTFQMGHPAAFDLAEQLMAYTGHKFGHVFYTNSGSEAVDTALKIALAYHRARGEGGRTRLIGRERGYHGVGFGGLSVGGIGNNRKSFGPLLPGVDHLPHTHNLLKNAFSRGEPDFGAELADELERLVTLHDASTIAAVIIEPVAGSTGVLVPPKGYLKRLREICDKHGILLIFDEVITGFGRLCTPFASDYFGVEPDMMTTAKGLTNGVVPMGAVFSKRFIHDAFMEAPAGIELFHGYTYSGHPLACAASLATLEVFREQGIIENARAQQAYFEDALHSLRGLPHVIDLRSIGLVAGIELEPIAGKPGARAYSAFKKAFADGILIRVTGDIIALSPPLILDRQHIDELFGKLANVLKHLD; encoded by the coding sequence ATGAACGAGTCCAGGCCCAATTCGATGTCCGCATTCTGGATGCCTTTCACCAACAATCGCGACTTCAAGGCCAATCCGCGCCTGTTGGTGTCGGCCGAGGGGATGTACTACAAGGATGTGGACGGCAACAGGGTGCTCGACGGCACCGCCGGTCTCTGGTGCGTGCCTTGCGGCCACGCCCAGCCGCGCATCACCCAAGCCGTGAGCGAGATGGTCGGCCAGCTCGACTTCGCGCCGACCTTCCAGATGGGGCACCCGGCCGCGTTCGACCTGGCCGAACAGCTGATGGCGTACACCGGCCACAAGTTCGGCCACGTGTTCTATACCAACTCCGGTTCCGAGGCGGTGGACACCGCGCTCAAGATCGCGCTGGCCTACCACCGGGCGCGCGGCGAAGGCGGGCGCACCCGTCTGATCGGCCGCGAGCGCGGCTACCATGGCGTCGGCTTCGGCGGCCTGTCGGTGGGCGGCATCGGCAACAACCGCAAGAGCTTCGGCCCGTTGCTGCCGGGCGTGGACCACCTGCCGCACACGCACAACCTGCTCAAGAACGCCTTCTCGCGCGGCGAGCCGGACTTCGGCGCCGAGCTGGCCGACGAGCTGGAACGCCTGGTCACGCTGCACGACGCCTCGACCATCGCCGCCGTCATCATCGAGCCGGTAGCCGGCTCCACCGGCGTGCTGGTGCCGCCCAAGGGGTACCTGAAGCGCCTGCGCGAGATCTGCGACAAGCATGGCATCCTCCTGATCTTCGACGAAGTCATCACCGGTTTCGGCCGCCTGTGCACGCCGTTTGCAAGCGACTACTTCGGCGTCGAGCCAGACATGATGACCACGGCCAAGGGCCTGACCAATGGCGTGGTGCCGATGGGCGCCGTGTTCTCCAAGCGCTTCATCCACGACGCCTTCATGGAAGCGCCGGCCGGCATCGAGCTGTTCCACGGCTATACCTATTCCGGCCACCCGCTGGCCTGCGCGGCCTCGCTGGCCACGCTCGAGGTATTCCGCGAGCAGGGCATCATCGAGAACGCCAGGGCGCAGCAAGCCTACTTCGAAGACGCGCTGCACTCGCTGCGCGGCCTGCCGCACGTGATCGACCTGCGCTCGATCGGCCTGGTGGCCGGCATCGAGCTCGAACCCATCGCCGGCAAGCCGGGCGCGCGCGCCTACAGTGCATTCAAAAAGGCCTTCGCGGACGGCATCCTGATCCGCGTGACGGGCGATATCATCGCGCTGTCGCCGCCGCTCATCCTGGACAGGCAGCACATCGACGAACTGTTCGGCAAGCTGGCCAACGTACTCAAACACCTGGACTAG
- a CDS encoding CoA-acylating methylmalonate-semialdehyde dehydrogenase, whose product MNLISHFINGQPAHAEGTRQLDVYNPARGEPCARVALAEPREVDAAVGAALAAFPAWAATPPLARARILFKYLQLCQQHVDDFAAMVVREHGKTFADAQGEVARGIEVVEFAVGIPQLLKGEFTDQIARGIDAWSMRQPLGVVAGITPFNFPVMVPMWMFPVALACGNTFVLKPSERDPSPSLLHAQLLKEAGLPDGVFNVVQGDKVAVDALLDHPDVQAISFVGSTPIAEYIYSRGSSKGKRVQALGGAKNHMVVMPDADMDMAVDALIGAAYGSAGERCMAISVAVAIGDAGDQLVAALAERTARLKVGDGMADGAEMGPVVSGAAKERIERLIGQGVEQGATLVVDGRSYRVDGCPNGFFVGGTLFDHVTPDMSIYQEEIFGPVLCVVRLPDVGRAVELINANEYGNGVAIFTRDGGVAREFVRQIEVGMVGVNVPLPVPMAFNSFGGWKRSLFGDHHAYGPEGVRFYTRHKAVMERWPSSASSGPEFAFPQMK is encoded by the coding sequence ATGAATCTCATTTCGCACTTCATCAACGGCCAGCCGGCGCACGCCGAAGGCACGCGCCAGCTGGATGTCTACAACCCGGCGCGCGGCGAGCCCTGTGCGCGGGTCGCGCTGGCCGAGCCGCGCGAGGTCGACGCTGCGGTGGGCGCCGCGCTCGCCGCCTTCCCGGCCTGGGCCGCCACGCCGCCGCTGGCGCGCGCGCGCATCCTGTTCAAGTACCTGCAGCTGTGCCAGCAGCACGTCGACGACTTCGCCGCCATGGTGGTGCGCGAACACGGCAAGACCTTCGCCGACGCGCAAGGAGAGGTCGCGCGCGGCATCGAGGTGGTCGAATTCGCGGTCGGCATCCCGCAGCTGCTCAAGGGTGAATTTACCGACCAGATCGCGCGCGGCATCGACGCCTGGTCGATGCGCCAGCCGCTCGGCGTGGTGGCCGGCATCACCCCCTTCAACTTCCCGGTGATGGTGCCGATGTGGATGTTCCCGGTCGCGCTCGCCTGCGGCAACACCTTCGTCCTGAAACCCTCGGAACGCGACCCTTCGCCCTCGCTGCTGCATGCGCAGCTGCTGAAGGAAGCCGGCCTGCCGGACGGCGTGTTCAACGTGGTGCAGGGCGACAAGGTGGCGGTCGACGCGCTGCTCGACCATCCGGACGTCCAGGCCATCAGTTTCGTGGGGTCGACCCCGATCGCCGAATACATCTATTCCCGCGGTTCCAGCAAGGGCAAGCGCGTACAGGCCCTGGGCGGCGCCAAGAACCACATGGTGGTGATGCCGGACGCCGACATGGACATGGCGGTCGATGCGCTGATCGGCGCGGCCTACGGCTCGGCGGGCGAGCGCTGCATGGCGATCTCGGTCGCGGTGGCCATCGGCGACGCCGGCGACCAGTTGGTCGCCGCGCTGGCCGAGCGCACCGCCAGGCTCAAGGTAGGCGACGGCATGGCCGACGGGGCCGAAATGGGCCCGGTTGTCAGCGGTGCCGCCAAGGAGCGCATCGAACGCCTGATCGGCCAGGGCGTGGAGCAGGGCGCAACGCTCGTGGTCGACGGCCGCAGCTACCGCGTGGACGGCTGCCCGAACGGCTTCTTCGTGGGCGGCACCCTGTTCGACCACGTCACGCCCGACATGAGCATCTACCAGGAAGAGATCTTCGGCCCGGTGCTGTGCGTGGTGCGCCTGCCGGACGTGGGGCGCGCGGTGGAACTCATCAACGCCAACGAGTACGGCAACGGCGTCGCCATCTTCACCCGCGACGGCGGCGTGGCGCGCGAGTTCGTGCGCCAGATCGAGGTCGGCATGGTCGGCGTGAACGTGCCGCTGCCGGTGCCGATGGCCTTCAACAGCTTCGGCGGCTGGAAGCGCAGCCTGTTCGGCGACCACCACGCCTATGGGCCCGAAGGCGTGCGCTTCTACACGCGCCACAAGGCGGTGATGGAGCGCTGGCCCAGCAGTGCGAGCAGCGGACCGGAGTTCGCTTTTCCGCAGATGAAGTAG
- a CDS encoding NAD(P)-dependent oxidoreductase, with protein sequence MIESLQHLPAASGSNAELAAQFTDLAPPLNARQAAVEAARCLYCYDAPCMNACPTGIDVAGFIKNIHDGNVDGAAHGILKANIFGSSCARVCPTEILCEDACVRNNPAERAPVRIGLLQRYAIDNARFEGHPFQRAPGTGKVIAVVGAGPAGLSCAHRLAMLGNEVVVYEAHPKPGGLNEYGIARYKLPGDFAQQEIDFLMSIGGIRIEYGRRLGENLALAELHTRYDAVFLGIGLQASRALGLTGENAPGLMAAIDYIAALRQASDLSRLPVPRRAVVIGAGNTAIDMAVQIKRLGAEDVTLVYRRGLESMSATGHEIEIAKANFVRIRTWAAPLEVLLDDSGRVAGMRFEHTRMEEGRLVRTGGVLEIAADAVFKAIGQGMSEEGFQEPIARELSREGERIWIDDRFRTALPGIYAGGDCVAPGQDLTVQAVQHGKLAAMAIHQDIQANMEAAWPT encoded by the coding sequence ATGATCGAATCACTCCAGCACCTGCCGGCAGCAAGCGGCTCGAACGCCGAGCTGGCCGCGCAGTTCACCGACCTGGCGCCGCCGCTCAACGCGCGCCAGGCCGCCGTCGAGGCGGCGCGCTGCCTGTACTGCTACGACGCTCCTTGCATGAACGCCTGCCCGACCGGCATCGACGTCGCCGGCTTCATCAAGAACATCCATGACGGCAACGTCGATGGCGCCGCGCACGGCATCCTGAAGGCAAACATCTTCGGCAGCAGCTGCGCCCGGGTGTGCCCCACCGAGATCCTGTGCGAAGACGCCTGCGTGCGCAATAACCCGGCCGAGCGCGCGCCGGTGCGCATCGGCCTGCTACAGCGCTACGCGATCGACAACGCCCGTTTCGAGGGTCATCCCTTCCAGCGCGCACCAGGCACCGGAAAGGTGATCGCCGTGGTCGGCGCCGGCCCGGCCGGCCTGTCCTGCGCCCACCGCCTCGCCATGCTGGGCAACGAGGTCGTCGTGTACGAGGCGCATCCGAAACCGGGCGGCCTGAACGAATACGGCATCGCCCGGTACAAGCTGCCGGGTGATTTTGCCCAGCAGGAGATCGACTTCCTGATGTCGATCGGCGGCATCCGCATCGAATACGGACGCCGGCTCGGCGAGAACCTGGCCCTGGCCGAGCTGCACACGCGCTACGACGCGGTCTTCCTCGGCATCGGGTTGCAGGCCAGCCGCGCGCTCGGCCTGACTGGCGAAAACGCACCCGGCCTGATGGCGGCCATCGACTACATCGCCGCGCTGCGCCAGGCCAGCGACCTGTCGCGGCTGCCGGTGCCGCGCCGCGCGGTGGTCATCGGGGCCGGCAACACCGCCATCGACATGGCGGTGCAAATAAAACGCCTGGGCGCCGAAGACGTCACCCTGGTGTACCGCCGCGGCCTCGAATCGATGAGCGCGACCGGCCACGAGATCGAGATCGCCAAGGCGAACTTCGTGCGCATCCGCACCTGGGCCGCGCCGCTCGAGGTGCTGCTGGACGACAGCGGGCGGGTCGCCGGCATGCGCTTCGAACACACCCGCATGGAGGAGGGCCGCCTGGTGCGTACCGGCGGTGTGCTGGAGATCGCGGCCGACGCCGTGTTCAAGGCCATCGGCCAGGGCATGAGCGAGGAAGGCTTTCAGGAACCCATCGCGCGCGAGCTGTCGCGCGAGGGCGAGCGCATCTGGATCGACGATCGCTTCCGCACCGCGCTGCCGGGCATCTACGCCGGCGGCGACTGCGTCGCGCCGGGGCAGGACCTGACCGTGCAGGCCGTCCAGCACGGCAAGCTGGCTGCAATGGCCATCCACCAAGACATCCAAGCGAACATGGAGGCAGCATGGCCGACCTGA
- the preA gene encoding NAD-dependent dihydropyrimidine dehydrogenase subunit PreA, which yields MADLSIDFCGIKSPNPFWLASAPPTDKAYNVVRAFEAGWGGVVWKTLGEDPPAVNVSSRYSAHYGKNREVIGFNNIELITDRSLEINLREITQVKKDWPDRALIVSLMLPCEEAPWAAILPLVEATGADGIELNFGCPHGMPERGMGAAVGQVPDYVQMVTAWCKKHTRLPVIVKLTPNITDVRHPARAALAGGADAVSLINTINSISHLDLDRMVAFPIVGGASTHGGYCGSAVKPIALNMVAEIARDPQTAGLPISGIGGIQNWRDAAEFIALGAGSVQVCTAAMLHGFRIVEEMKDGLSRWMDSKGYPDIDAFSRKAVQNTTDWKYLDMNYQVIARIDQDKCIKCGKCYVACEDTSHQAIARTVDDAGTRRYEVKDAECVGCNLCEITCPVEACISMVPQESGKPYMNWTQDPRNSRAEPVAV from the coding sequence ATGGCCGACCTGAGCATCGATTTCTGCGGCATCAAGAGCCCGAACCCGTTCTGGCTGGCTTCCGCGCCGCCGACCGACAAGGCCTACAACGTCGTGCGCGCCTTCGAGGCGGGGTGGGGCGGCGTGGTGTGGAAGACCCTGGGCGAAGACCCGCCGGCGGTCAACGTCTCCTCGCGCTACTCGGCCCATTACGGCAAGAACCGCGAGGTGATCGGTTTCAACAACATCGAGCTGATCACCGACCGCAGCCTGGAGATCAATCTGCGCGAGATCACCCAGGTCAAGAAGGACTGGCCGGACCGCGCCCTGATCGTGTCCCTGATGCTGCCCTGCGAGGAGGCGCCCTGGGCGGCGATCCTGCCGCTGGTCGAAGCCACCGGCGCCGACGGCATCGAACTGAACTTCGGCTGCCCGCATGGCATGCCCGAGCGCGGCATGGGCGCCGCGGTGGGGCAGGTGCCCGACTACGTGCAGATGGTCACGGCCTGGTGCAAGAAACACACCCGCCTGCCGGTGATCGTCAAGCTGACCCCGAACATCACCGACGTGCGCCACCCGGCGCGCGCCGCGCTGGCGGGCGGCGCGGATGCGGTGTCCCTGATTAACACGATCAATTCCATCAGCCACCTCGACCTCGACCGCATGGTGGCCTTTCCCATCGTGGGCGGGGCCAGCACCCATGGCGGCTATTGCGGTTCGGCGGTCAAGCCGATCGCGCTGAACATGGTGGCCGAGATCGCGCGCGATCCGCAGACCGCGGGCCTGCCGATTTCCGGCATCGGCGGCATCCAGAACTGGCGCGACGCGGCCGAGTTCATTGCGCTGGGCGCCGGCAGCGTGCAGGTGTGCACGGCCGCGATGCTGCACGGGTTCCGCATCGTCGAAGAGATGAAGGACGGGCTGTCGCGCTGGATGGACAGCAAGGGCTACCCCGACATCGACGCCTTCTCGCGCAAGGCGGTGCAGAACACCACCGACTGGAAGTACCTGGACATGAACTACCAGGTGATCGCCCGGATCGACCAGGACAAGTGCATCAAGTGCGGCAAGTGTTATGTGGCCTGCGAGGATACCTCGCACCAGGCGATCGCGCGCACGGTCGACGATGCGGGCACGCGCCGCTACGAGGTGAAGGATGCCGAGTGCGTGGGATGCAACCTGTGCGAGATCACCTGTCCGGTGGAAGCCTGCATCAGCATGGTGCCGCAGGAGAGCGGCAAGCCCTATATGAACTGGACGCAGGACCCGCGCAATTCGAGGGCCGAGCCGGTCGCCGTTTGA
- a CDS encoding NCS1 family nucleobase:cation symporter-1: MTTHHDAPTGASTELWNHDLAPTTAAQRTWRWYHFAALWVGMVISIPAYMLAASLIEGGMSAWQAVLTVFLANVIVLVPMLLVGHAGTKYGIPYAVLARASFGTRGARLPALMRAIVACGWYGIQTWFGGSMIYTLLGVLLGAPIGGENLPGLGINLGQLACFLCFWAIQMYFIVHGMESIRKLETYTAPLKIAICFLLLWWVYDKVGGFGPLLDQPSQFVEGGPKAGLFWSVFWPSLTAMIGYWATLALNIPDFTRFAKTQRDQVVGQTLGLPLPMGLLAALAVTVTSATVVLYGKALWDPVDVASRMTGIAVLVALLILLIDTASVNLAANLVGPAYDFSALSPKRISYRTGGYITAGIALAMMPWKILETTQNYIFIWLTGYSALLGPIAGIMIVDYYFVRKTRLDVDQLYKEGGSYSYKGGWNVAAIVAFAAGVLPNLPGFLNAALPNAFPDVGEAFKTIYTYAWFVGVVIAAIVYGLMMKGRTAPAPASVNHAANNYPT, encoded by the coding sequence GTGACCACGCACCATGACGCGCCGACGGGCGCAAGCACCGAACTCTGGAACCACGACCTGGCCCCGACCACGGCCGCGCAGCGCACCTGGCGCTGGTATCACTTCGCGGCGCTGTGGGTCGGCATGGTGATCAGCATCCCCGCCTACATGCTGGCGGCCAGCCTGATCGAGGGCGGGATGTCGGCCTGGCAGGCGGTGCTCACGGTGTTCCTCGCGAACGTGATCGTGCTGGTCCCGATGCTGCTGGTCGGCCATGCCGGCACCAAGTACGGCATTCCCTATGCGGTGCTGGCGCGGGCCTCCTTCGGCACCCGCGGCGCGCGCCTTCCGGCCCTGATGCGCGCGATCGTCGCCTGCGGCTGGTACGGCATCCAGACCTGGTTCGGCGGCAGCATGATCTACACGCTGCTGGGCGTGCTGCTGGGCGCCCCGATCGGCGGCGAGAACCTGCCGGGCCTGGGCATCAACCTCGGCCAGCTGGCCTGCTTCCTGTGCTTCTGGGCGATCCAGATGTACTTCATCGTGCACGGCATGGAATCGATCCGCAAGCTCGAAACCTACACCGCGCCGCTGAAGATCGCGATCTGCTTCCTGCTGCTCTGGTGGGTGTACGACAAGGTGGGCGGCTTCGGCCCGCTGCTCGACCAGCCCTCGCAATTCGTCGAGGGCGGACCGAAGGCCGGTCTGTTCTGGTCGGTGTTCTGGCCGTCCCTGACGGCGATGATCGGCTACTGGGCCACGCTGGCGCTGAACATTCCCGACTTCACCCGCTTCGCCAAGACCCAGCGCGACCAGGTGGTCGGCCAGACGCTCGGCCTGCCATTGCCGATGGGCCTGCTCGCGGCGCTGGCCGTGACCGTCACCTCGGCCACCGTCGTCCTGTACGGCAAGGCCTTGTGGGATCCGGTCGACGTGGCCAGCCGCATGACCGGCATTGCCGTGCTGGTGGCGCTGCTCATCCTGCTGATCGACACCGCCAGCGTCAACCTGGCCGCCAACCTGGTGGGCCCGGCCTACGATTTTTCGGCGCTGTCGCCCAAGCGCATCTCCTACCGCACCGGCGGCTACATCACGGCCGGCATCGCGCTGGCCATGATGCCCTGGAAGATACTCGAGACCACCCAGAACTATATCTTCATCTGGCTGACCGGCTACTCGGCCCTGCTCGGGCCGATCGCCGGGATCATGATCGTCGACTACTACTTCGTGCGCAAGACCAGGCTCGACGTCGACCAGCTCTACAAGGAAGGCGGGAGCTACTCGTATAAAGGCGGCTGGAACGTCGCCGCCATCGTGGCCTTCGCGGCCGGGGTGCTGCCCAACCTGCCGGGCTTCCTGAACGCGGCCTTGCCGAACGCCTTCCCGGACGTGGGCGAGGCTTTCAAGACCATCTATACCTATGCCTGGTTCGTCGGTGTCGTGATCGCGGCCATCGTCTATGGCCTGATGATGAAGGGCCGCACGGCGCCGGCGCCCGCAAGCGTGAACCACGCAGCGAACAACTATCCAACCTGA
- the hydA gene encoding dihydropyrimidinase, giving the protein MTTLIRGGTVVNADRAFRADVLCVGDRIAAVGENLDTPAGAAIVDAGGQFVMPGGIDTHTHMQLPFMGTVTADDFFSGTAAGLAGGTTTIMDFVIPDPKQSLLEAFHTWRGWAGKSAGDYTFHVAVTWWDQSVHEEMGVLVREHGVNSFKHFMAYKNAIMADDETLVRSFRRALELGAIPTVHAENGELVYQLQQELLAKGIRGAEAHPLSRPPEVEAEAANRAIAIAGVLGTPVYIVHVSCAESLEAIARARAKGQRVYGEALAGHLVIDDSVYRHPDPAFARAHVMSPPFRSSHHQQALWQGLQGGNLHTTATDHCTFCAEQKAAGKDDFTRIPNGCGGVEERMAVVWDAGVNTGLLTPSEFVRVTSTNAAQIFNMYPRKGLIAAGSDADIVVWDPNGTRSISAATQHSKGGFNVFEGRTVRGIPTHTVARGKLVFERGTLRAEAGAGRYIARPAFSATTA; this is encoded by the coding sequence ATGACTACCTTGATCCGTGGCGGTACCGTCGTGAACGCCGACCGTGCGTTCCGCGCCGACGTGCTGTGTGTGGGGGACAGGATTGCGGCGGTGGGCGAAAACCTCGACACGCCCGCGGGCGCCGCCATCGTCGATGCCGGCGGCCAGTTCGTGATGCCGGGCGGGATCGACACCCATACCCACATGCAGCTGCCCTTCATGGGCACCGTCACGGCCGACGACTTCTTCAGCGGCACCGCGGCCGGCCTGGCAGGCGGCACCACCACGATCATGGATTTCGTGATCCCCGACCCGAAGCAGTCGCTGCTGGAGGCCTTCCACACCTGGCGCGGCTGGGCCGGGAAGTCGGCCGGCGACTACACCTTCCACGTCGCCGTCACCTGGTGGGACCAGTCGGTGCACGAGGAGATGGGCGTGCTGGTGCGCGAGCATGGCGTCAACAGCTTCAAGCACTTCATGGCCTACAAGAACGCGATCATGGCCGATGACGAGACCCTGGTCAGAAGCTTTCGCCGGGCGCTCGAACTGGGTGCGATCCCGACCGTCCACGCCGAGAACGGCGAACTGGTCTACCAGCTGCAGCAGGAGCTGCTGGCGAAGGGCATCCGCGGCGCCGAAGCCCATCCGCTCTCGCGCCCGCCGGAAGTGGAAGCCGAGGCCGCCAACCGCGCCATCGCGATCGCGGGCGTGCTCGGCACCCCGGTCTACATCGTGCACGTGTCCTGCGCCGAATCGCTGGAGGCGATTGCGCGCGCACGCGCCAAGGGACAGCGCGTGTACGGCGAAGCGCTGGCCGGCCACCTCGTCATCGACGACAGCGTCTACCGCCATCCCGACCCCGCTTTCGCCCGCGCCCACGTGATGAGCCCGCCGTTTCGCAGCAGCCATCATCAGCAGGCCTTGTGGCAAGGCCTGCAGGGCGGGAATTTGCATACCACCGCGACCGACCACTGCACTTTCTGCGCCGAGCAGAAGGCGGCCGGCAAGGACGATTTCACCAGGATTCCGAACGGCTGCGGCGGCGTCGAGGAGCGCATGGCCGTGGTGTGGGACGCGGGCGTCAACACCGGGCTGCTCACGCCTTCCGAATTCGTGCGCGTGACCTCCACCAACGCGGCTCAGATCTTCAACATGTACCCGCGCAAGGGCTTGATCGCGGCGGGTAGCGACGCCGACATCGTGGTCTGGGACCCGAACGGCACCCGCAGCATCTCCGCCGCCACCCAGCATTCGAAAGGCGGTTTCAACGTTTTCGAAGGCCGCACGGTGCGCGGCATTCCCACGCATACGGTAGCAAGAGGCAAGCTGGTGTTCGAGCGCGGCACGCTGCGTGCCGAAGCCGGGGCAGGGCGCTATATCGCGCGTCCAGCCTTCAGCGCCACCACCGCCTGA